A segment of the Candidatus Bathyarchaeota archaeon genome:
GTTTACTTCGACAGAGATAGTAGACGAGCTACGGGAGTTAAGCATAAATGCGCTTGTATAGGATCCATATGCCTTCGGAAATCCCCAGTGTACCGGATTGGTATAGTATTCAACTCTCACATCCCAAAGCTCAACGGCTGAATTTGTCGGGTTTTGGTAGGTTATGTTGCATAGGATGCTTCCTCCTGAATCTGCGTCAAATAGATCGGAAAAATTGTAGTCAAGCTTGACGACCTTCACTTGGCTTAGCAGTTCCCCTTCCGCGGCATCTTGGGAAAGAATCTGCTGGTACATCTGAAAAGAATATAGGGAAAGGATACTGAGAACGGTGAAGAGCAGTACAAACGCTGCTAATTTAAACTTCATAAGGTCTAATTATCTTGTGAGATTTTTAGCTTTTTGCTAAAGTATTTCTACCTACTCTTTATTCTGTGAAACTATCAGAGCCAGTTTCTGTTTGTGGCTGAGTTTTTTGATTTGCCGTTCCCGCTTCATGGCGGCGCTGCGTGTGCCAAAGAGTTCCACGTAGGCGACGCGTTGGGGCTTGTGGCTTTTGGTGTATTTGGCTCCTGTGCCGTTGTGATGCTGGCGCGTCCGCTCGTCGAGGTCGCTGGTGTAGCCCGTGTAGTAGGTGCCGTCGGTACATTGCAAAATGTAAACGTAAAACGACATCTATGGTTCAGGCCCCTGAAAACCGGCTGTTAAACAGTCATAGACCACGCCTTTCTGTATCGCACGTTTAAGGTATGCTTCAGGGTCGATTTCCTGCACGCTCACGTGGTCTACGTCGATTATGTAGATTTCCTGTATGCGGGCTTCGCGGATTTCCTCCAGCGTCACGGGGGGCTTGTGGTAGTAGGCGTCGCAGAGCGCCTTAACCTGCTCCAGCTCCAGTTCACTGCGGCTGCGGGGGGACTTGGCAAAGAGCCTTGGAAACGGCAGAATGTAATGCGGCGGCACCCCCAACGCGAATTTGCCGGCGAAGCTGCTGTAACGGATGATTTTGCTTGCCAGCCGAGCCGACGTGTAGGTGAGGGGCGCCAACGCGTTTTCAGGGGGGATGTAGCCGGTTTCGATTTCCACCACAAGGTTGCCTAGGCCCTTGATGCCGTAGAGGTCGCAGTTTAAGATTTCGTTGAGGGGATACTCAAGTTGGACTTCGTAGTCTTTCTCGATTAGGTATTTGGCGCAGACAAGCTCCATGACAGAGTGGTTGATTTTCACGATGTTTTCCCGCTGCAGCTTAACCAGCCAGTCTTTGAGCATGTTAAGCTTGTTCTCCACGGTGGGCGCGGCGCCGCTGGTTAACCTGTCTACGAGAAGGGTGAGGTCGCGTTCAAATTTCTGCCGGCTGCTCATCTATCCGTTTCCCCAATCCATTCTGGGCGAATAAGCTATTTCTATTTAACTAGTGAACTTTTGTATATATAAAGCCAGAAAACCCCCAGAGCCCATGGCTGGCAAGGCCCAGCGGGGAGGGTTAGTGTCCATGCGTTGCAACTGGACGTTAATTTCTCTAGGCCCCGACCAGCACAAGCCGCGCGTTGGGCACGTCGACCTCAGCGATGCGGCAGCCAACGAACTCTTTAGCTTGCCCCAGAATGTTCTTGACGGTTACTTTGTCGCCGTCTACTTTTGCGTAGATTACGTCTCTGAACTCGGTTTTTCCGTTAACTATCACATTGAATTCACACATCGAACTTCACCAGTAGCAAAAAACCAAGGCTCCGTAATAAGACTTACAGTGACAACACCCAAAAATCACACAACAAACCCAAAAAACCAGAAAACGTTACTCAAACTTTCTTGACTGAACAATCCGCGGCTTAGTCAAAGTTTCTTGACGAAAAAACCTAAAAACAAAAACCTCTAAGGGCATATTGACCAAACATGAAAACCCACCTGACCTCAATCCTCCTTGTCTGCATAATCGCCTCCGCCGCAATAATCCTCCCCCAAACCTCAAACGCACAGACCACAGCATCGCCAGCCGTAGGCGTCAAAGTAGGCGACTGGATAGAATACAACATAACCGTAACAGGCAAAGGCTCAATGCCCCCAACCCACGACGTAGTGCATTTCCGCATCGGAATTTTCGACGTTGAAGGCGAGGCGTTCTCAGCCAATTTCACCTGCAATTACCGAAACGGCACCGTCGGCAGCGCAGTTTGGAAATACAACTTCAGCGAAGGCATCGTGGGCGGCTGGACCATCATCCCCGCGAACCTGAGCCCCGGGATGCAATTCTTCGATTTAGGTCAGCATAACCACAAACCCGTCAACGTAACCGTCCAGAGACAGGAAGACAAAACCGTGCTGGGCGCGACTCGAACCATCACTTACGGCAACGACTCGCTTAGGCATAAGGAATGGGACAAAGCCACAGGGGTAATGGTTGGAACCCTGGAAGTTTACAAGAACGTCACCAGCAAAACAGGCTGGTACATCGAAGACATCACCGTCGTTGTGGAGGCGGTGGCGACGAACATGTGGAGCCCCCAGAGCACCCAAGCGCTAGGCGACCAAACCGCCCTCTTCGCGGCCTCTGCGGCTGCTGCAGGAGCGGCGGCGGCGCTTTTGGCAGCGGTGGTTTTGCGTAGAAGAAAACGTGTAAAGCGGCAGGTTTAAGGCTGCAATGCATATGGGCAGGCTCAAGGGTGGCACGCACAGAAGGCTCTGTTTTTCCCTCTTCTCTTTTTTGGGGGCTGCGGCTGTTTTGTTTGCCCTATTCTGTGTGCCCTGGGGCAACGGTGAAACCGTCACTTTGGAGGCACGTTATATGCTGGGCGAAGAATTCGCCTACAGCCTCACCGCAACCTCCACCAGCCAAACCGGCAACCAAACCTTAAGCACCAGCAGCCACAGCATCCTCACCGTCGAGGTTTTAGACATAACCCCAGACACTTACATCCTAAACTACACCCTTACCCCCAACGCAGCAGACGCCGCCCCGACTTCTCAAACCCTCGAAGTCAACTGCGCCGACGCCATCAACCTCTACACACTCATGCCCGCCGCCCTGCTCCCCTACACCCAGAGCATAAACTGCAGCAGCCCCATCGAAACTGCCCTCCTAAGCCAGAGAGAAGCAAAGTTCGGTGATTCATTGCAGGCGCCCGTCATATGTGCGGTTACGGGAACCCCCGACGCGGAAATCACTCTGAAGCTCACTGAGGGGAAGGACGTTGATGTTGAAGCAGGGAAGTTTAGGGTTTTCCGATTGGAGTTTGCGCAGACCCAGCAGAGCCAAGGGGGCTGCAAGCAGGATTATGGCGGCGTGTTGGGTTGGGCGCTGCTGGAGCGGGGCAGCGGCAAGCAAATCCGAAGCTTGCTGGAGTTCAACATGACTGCGCCGACGGGTTTTGCGGTGACGACTTTCCAGAGCATCCTTCTAAAAGATGAACTTCGATGAATTCCGCTGAGATGCAAGTTAGTCGGTCAGCGGTTGAACCTGCAGCACCAGCAGCTCCGAAGTCGCCGAAACAACCTTCATCTCCAGCCCCAAGTCC
Coding sequences within it:
- a CDS encoding CooT family nickel-binding protein: MCEFNVIVNGKTEFRDVIYAKVDGDKVTVKNILGQAKEFVGCRIAEVDVPNARLVLVGA
- a CDS encoding GIY-YIG nuclease family protein, yielding MSFYVYILQCTDGTYYTGYTSDLDERTRQHHNGTGAKYTKSHKPQRVAYVELFGTRSAAMKRERQIKKLSHKQKLALIVSQNKE